In Aneurinibacillus migulanus, the DNA window CTTGTCGGCGAAAAATCAGGAAACGGACAAAATCGCCGGGCTGGGTCTTGGTGCGGACGATTTTATCACGAAGCCGTTCAGCCCGCTGGAGGTCGTGGCGCGCATTCAAGCGCAGCTACGCAGAACGTATGAGTTCAACGACCCCGCGGCCGAACCGACCGAAATACGGCTGGGCGATCTGACGCTGGATCACGAAGCGTGCATCCTGTATAAACGGGGGGAACCGATTGCGCTCAGCGCCATCGAATATAAGCTACTCAAGCTGTTCATGAGCAAACCAGGCCGCATTTATACAAAAAAACAAATTTTCGAAAATGTCTGGTCTGACCCGTACATCGCTGATGACAATACGATTATGGTGCAAATCAGCCGGCTGCGGGATAAAATCGAGGATTCGCCCCGGGAGTCGTTTTATCTGAAAACGGTACGGGGACTTGGATACCGATTCGCCAAGAAGGATGAGCTCCATGCGCCGTAAATCGAAACTGTTCGGTATGCTGCTTCGGAACTACATCATGTTTTCGCTGACGGTTGGCGCAAGCGTGATTTTGCTACTGCTCTTTTTTGTCGAGCGGACGAACGATTGGCTGCCTGCGCAGCAGATGTCATTGCTGCAAGCAGGCGAAATCGTCCGGTCCCATACAGCCGATATTCCCTCGGAGTCGATCGAGGCCCTGCATGGCTGGGTGGAAATTCTCGACGAGCGGCTGCAGGTAATCGAATTGAAGGGCATCAAA includes these proteins:
- a CDS encoding response regulator transcription factor, translating into MRKTILLVDDESDIIDLLKLFLEKDFDLLEAHDGQAAVELFTRHSVDLAVIDIMMPHLDGFQLLQWIRKQSKLPVIVLSAKNQETDKIAGLGLGADDFITKPFSPLEVVARIQAQLRRTYEFNDPAAEPTEIRLGDLTLDHEACILYKRGEPIALSAIEYKLLKLFMSKPGRIYTKKQIFENVWSDPYIADDNTIMVQISRLRDKIEDSPRESFYLKTVRGLGYRFAKKDELHAP